Proteins found in one Penaeus vannamei isolate JL-2024 chromosome 29, ASM4276789v1, whole genome shotgun sequence genomic segment:
- the LOC138867326 gene encoding splicing regulatory glutamine/lysine-rich protein 1-like yields MMSWFQVVKTKSKNNKDSKNNKSKTEQEQKRQQEQDRTRPTKRARTTKAKQNKNNKSKTEQEQQKQNSARTKETTRTGPNKTNKDSKNNKSKTEQEQQKQNRARTAETTRTGPNKNDKSKTEQEQGPARTTETTRTGQNKTNKDNKNNKSKTEQMQSRARTKETTRT; encoded by the exons ATGATGAGCTGGTTTCAAGTGGTAAAAACCAAG agcaagaacaacaaagacagcaagaataacaaaagcaaaacagaGCAAGAACAAAAGAGACAACAAGAACAGGACCGAACAAGACCAACAAAGAGAGcaagaacaacaaaagcaaaacagaacaagaacaacaaaagcaaaacagaacaagaacaacaaaagcaaaacagtGCAAGAACAAAAGAGACAACAAGAACAGGACCGAACAAGACCAACAaagacagcaagaacaacaaaagcaaaacagaacaagaacaacaaaaacaaaacagagcaaGAACAGCAGAGACAACAAGAACAGGACCGAACAAGAACGACAAAAGCAAAACAGAGCAAGAACAAGGCCCAGCAAGAACAACAGAGACAACAAGAACAGGACAGAACAAGaccaacaaagacaacaagaacaacaaaagcaaaacagagCAAATGCAAAGCCGAGCAAGAACAAAAGAGACAACAAGAACATga